The following are from one region of the Gossypium hirsutum isolate 1008001.06 chromosome D03, Gossypium_hirsutum_v2.1, whole genome shotgun sequence genome:
- the LOC107949950 gene encoding protein PHLOEM PROTEIN 2-LIKE A9 gives MIQSIYIFKPRAFNIVWGNDKRCWRMAKPIGSSTSSKNEKECAELVQVSWLEVTGVTRKLSASTCQITYQLSLEKGASGWTGAPVFLMAKVGKKGKYKWKKLEVEKLTRDPTDFPSEADPFGVEIANDQPDKRLYFGLYEVWSGRWKQGLKVYKAKSRSEPNPGFDFIMFIYIYNEEVGAFLFLLNKGVGKNYLKYIIPFF, from the exons ATGATTcagagtatatatatatttaaacccaGAGCATTTAACATTGTATGGGGAAATGACAAACGTTGTTGGCGCATGGCTAAGCCTATTGGCTCATCTACGTCAAG CAAAAATGAGAAGGAATGTGCAGAGCTGGTTCAGGTGTCGTGGCTGGAAGTAACCGGTGTAACCCGCAAACTTAGTGCATCCACATGTCAAATCACCTACCAACTGAGCCTCGAAAAGGGTGCATCTGGTTGGACTGGGGCGCCTGTATTCCTGATGGCTAAGGTGGGGAAGAAAGGCAAGTACAAGTGGAAAAAGCTGGAGGTGGAGAAGCTGACTAGGGACCCCACTGATTTTCCAAGTGAGGCAGACCCATTTGGTGTGGAAATTGCTAATGATCAACCAGACAAAAGGCTTTATTTTGGTTTGTATGAAGTGTGGAGTGGCAGATGGAAGCAAGGCTTGAAAgtttataaagccaaatcaagaAGTGAACCAAATCCAGGCTTTGATTTcataatgtttatatatatatataatgaagagGTTGGtgcttttttatttctattaaataaaGGGGTCGGTAAAAATTATCTTAAGTACataattccttttttttaa